Proteins from one Pirellulales bacterium genomic window:
- the rpsE gene encoding 30S ribosomal protein S5 codes for MPPARPAWNSNSRSAAVVAKDNESNQGGLIDKVVKIKRCAAVVKGGRRFSFAAMVVVGDGRGRVGWGYGKANEVPPAVEKAVKDGSRSMSSVPMEGDTIPHTVKGQFGAAQVILVPAAPGTGVIAGASVRAVCEAAGIHNILTKSFGSTNPVNLVKATMDALSKLRSKQDIERLRGVTLS; via the coding sequence ATGCCGCCCGCAAGGCCGGCTTGGAATTCTAATTCTCGGAGTGCAGCAGTCGTGGCGAAAGACAACGAATCGAACCAGGGTGGTCTGATCGACAAGGTCGTGAAGATCAAACGGTGCGCTGCCGTGGTAAAAGGCGGCCGTCGCTTCAGCTTTGCAGCCATGGTCGTCGTGGGCGACGGTCGCGGGCGTGTCGGCTGGGGCTATGGCAAGGCGAACGAAGTGCCGCCGGCGGTGGAAAAGGCCGTCAAGGACGGCAGCCGCAGCATGTCGAGCGTGCCCATGGAAGGCGACACGATCCCGCACACCGTCAAGGGCCAGTTCGGCGCTGCCCAGGTGATCTTGGTGCCGGCCGCGCCGGGTACCGGGGTCATCGCCGGCGCCAGCGTGCGTGCGGTGTGTGAAGCCGCCGGCATTCACAACATTCTCACCAAGAGCTTCGGCTCGACCAATCCCGTCAATCTGGTCAAGGCCACGATGGACGCCTTGTCCAAGCTGCGCAGCAAGCAGGACATCGAGCGGCTGCGAGGAGTCACCCTGTCATGA
- the rplR gene encoding 50S ribosomal protein L18, with the protein MLQKSINLSRQRRRFRVRRRVRGTAERPRLTVFRSHKHIYAQVINDDDGQTLASASTADKQLSGGIKYGGNKVAAETIGTALAERALAAGVKQVCFDRREYKYHGRIAALADAARKAGLEF; encoded by the coding sequence ATGTTGCAAAAATCGATCAATCTCAGCCGGCAGCGGCGGCGGTTTCGCGTGCGGCGGCGCGTGCGCGGCACGGCCGAACGACCGCGACTGACGGTCTTCCGCAGCCACAAGCACATTTATGCCCAGGTGATCAACGACGACGATGGCCAGACCCTGGCCTCGGCCAGCACCGCCGACAAGCAACTGTCCGGCGGGATCAAGTACGGCGGCAACAAGGTCGCCGCCGAGACGATCGGCACGGCGCTGGCCGAACGGGCACTGGCGGCCGGCGTGAAGCAGGTGTGCTTCGATCGGCGCGAGTACAAGTATCATGGCCGCATCGCCGCCTTGGCCGATGCCGCCCGCAAGGCCGGCTTGGAATTCTAA
- the rplF gene encoding 50S ribosomal protein L6: MSRIGKQPIAIPSNVKLAIEGRVVSVEGPGGQLQFEHRPEITVTYDEAKRLLTVVRSSDDRLPRALHGMTRAMLQNMVVGVTKGYEKKLEIVGVGYLAAVQGNILQLRVGFAHEVHRPIPAALKVTCPDQTHIVIKGADKQLVGQFAAEVRAVRKPEPYKGKGIRYDGEVVRRKAGKAVTK; encoded by the coding sequence ATGTCCCGTATCGGTAAACAACCCATCGCGATTCCCAGCAACGTGAAGCTGGCGATCGAGGGCCGCGTGGTCTCGGTCGAGGGTCCCGGCGGCCAGCTCCAGTTCGAGCATCGCCCCGAAATCACCGTGACCTACGACGAGGCCAAGCGTCTGCTCACGGTCGTGCGGTCGTCCGACGATCGGTTGCCCCGCGCTTTGCACGGCATGACGCGCGCGATGTTGCAAAACATGGTCGTCGGCGTGACCAAGGGCTACGAGAAGAAGCTCGAGATCGTCGGCGTCGGCTACCTGGCCGCAGTGCAAGGAAACATCTTGCAGTTGCGCGTCGGCTTCGCCCACGAGGTCCATCGGCCGATTCCCGCGGCACTGAAAGTCACTTGCCCCGACCAGACGCACATCGTCATCAAGGGCGCCGACAAGCAGCTCGTCGGCCAGTTCGCCGCCGAGGTCCGCGCCGTCCGCAAGCCCGAGCCCTACAAAGGCAAGGGCATCCGCTACGACGGCGAAGTGGTCCGGCGCAAGGCGGGCAAGGCCGTCACGAAATGA
- the rpsH gene encoding 30S ribosomal protein S8 gives MMTDPIADMLTRIRNAVRIELPYVEMPLSKVKKGVADVLKREGYIWDFEEIDSKPASQLRITLKYGPNGERVIRHIRRISTPGRRVYHGAKQLRPVLNGLGISIISSSSGVISDREARRQGVGGEVLCELW, from the coding sequence ATGATGACCGATCCGATCGCCGACATGTTGACCCGTATCCGCAACGCCGTGCGGATCGAGTTGCCGTACGTCGAGATGCCCCTGTCGAAGGTGAAAAAGGGCGTCGCCGACGTGCTCAAACGCGAAGGCTACATCTGGGACTTCGAAGAGATCGACTCGAAGCCGGCCAGCCAGTTGCGGATCACGCTCAAGTACGGTCCCAACGGGGAACGCGTGATCCGGCACATTCGCCGCATCAGCACTCCGGGCCGCCGCGTGTACCACGGGGCGAAGCAGCTCCGGCCGGTGCTCAACGGCCTGGGCATTTCGATCATCAGCAGCAGCAGTGGTGTGATCAGCGATCGCGAAGCCCGGCGTCAAGGCGTCGGCGGCGAAGTCCTCTGCGAACTGTGGTAG
- a CDS encoding type Z 30S ribosomal protein S14, whose product MASKSKIAKAKEKPKFSSRKVRRCLLCGRPRAVYRKFGICRICFRKMADQGVIPGVKKSSW is encoded by the coding sequence ATGGCCAGCAAGTCGAAGATCGCCAAAGCGAAAGAGAAGCCCAAGTTCTCGTCCCGGAAGGTGCGCCGCTGCCTGCTGTGCGGTCGTCCGCGGGCCGTGTACCGCAAGTTTGGCATCTGCCGGATTTGTTTCCGCAAGATGGCCGACCAGGGCGTGATTCCGGGCGTGAAGAAGTCGAGCTGGTAA
- the rplE gene encoding 50S ribosomal protein L5, giving the protein MSKKKEAPAKGGKDEAEKPSGPPPTPRLLERYRKELLPKMAEQLQRTNRHALPKLQKIVINMGVGSAVTEKKHLDEAVGAMTQISGQKPLVTKSRDSISNFKLREDMPIGCKVTLRGARMYEFLDRLISLALPRVRDFRGVSADAFDGHGNYSMGLSEQLVFPELNPDKYTRTQGMNITMVIGNSTDDESRELLRGLGIPFKTEDSNN; this is encoded by the coding sequence ATGAGCAAGAAAAAAGAAGCCCCCGCCAAAGGCGGAAAAGACGAAGCCGAAAAGCCCTCCGGCCCGCCGCCGACGCCGCGCCTGTTGGAGCGGTATCGCAAGGAGTTGCTGCCCAAGATGGCCGAGCAGCTCCAGCGCACCAACCGCCACGCGCTGCCCAAGCTGCAGAAGATCGTGATCAACATGGGTGTCGGTTCGGCCGTCACCGAGAAGAAGCACCTCGACGAGGCCGTCGGGGCAATGACGCAGATCTCGGGCCAGAAGCCGCTGGTGACCAAGTCGCGCGATTCAATCTCGAACTTCAAGCTCCGCGAAGACATGCCGATCGGCTGCAAGGTGACGCTCCGCGGCGCGCGGATGTACGAGTTCCTCGACCGATTGATCTCGCTCGCGCTGCCGCGGGTGCGCGACTTCCGCGGCGTCAGCGCCGACGCCTTCGACGGCCACGGCAACTACAGCATGGGCCTGTCCGAGCAGCTCGTGTTTCCCGAACTGAATCCCGACAAATACACGCGCACGCAAGGCATGAACATCACCATGGTGATCGGCAACAGCACCGACGACGAATCACGCGAGCTGTTGCGGGGCCTGGGGATTCCGTTCAAGACCGAGGACAGCAACAACTAG
- the rplX gene encoding 50S ribosomal protein L24 produces MRIRKDDIVEVISGADKSKRAKVLTVLPEAGKVIVEGVNRVYKHVRRSQRNPQGGRLAKEMPIDASNVLLVCPACGQPTRLGARFLDDGSKDRFCKKCGASAGRLSPPKAARAKKK; encoded by the coding sequence ATGCGTATTCGCAAAGATGACATCGTCGAAGTGATTTCGGGCGCCGACAAGAGCAAGCGCGCCAAGGTGCTCACTGTGCTGCCAGAAGCGGGCAAGGTGATCGTCGAAGGCGTGAACCGCGTCTACAAGCATGTCCGCCGCAGCCAGCGCAATCCGCAAGGCGGCCGCCTGGCCAAGGAAATGCCGATCGACGCGAGCAACGTGCTGCTCGTCTGCCCGGCCTGCGGCCAGCCCACGCGGCTGGGCGCGCGGTTCCTCGACGACGGCAGCAAGGATCGGTTCTGCAAGAAATGCGGCGCCAGCGCCGGGCGGCTCTCGCCGCCGAAGGCCGCGCGTGCCAAGAAGAAGTAA
- the rplN gene encoding 50S ribosomal protein L14: MIQMQTRLTVADNTGCREVMCIKVLGGSRRRWAGLGDIVVCSVKTVTAGSDVKKGAVVKGVIVRCKKPTRRNDGSYVRFDKNAIVLIDNDKNPRGTRIFGAVARELRERNFMKIVSLAAEVV, encoded by the coding sequence ATGATCCAAATGCAAACCAGACTCACCGTGGCCGACAACACCGGCTGCCGCGAGGTGATGTGCATCAAGGTGTTGGGCGGCTCGCGCCGGCGCTGGGCAGGCCTGGGCGACATCGTCGTCTGCAGCGTCAAGACCGTTACGGCGGGCAGCGACGTGAAGAAGGGCGCCGTCGTCAAGGGCGTCATCGTCCGCTGCAAGAAGCCGACCCGGCGCAACGACGGCAGCTACGTCCGCTTCGACAAGAACGCGATCGTGCTGATCGACAACGACAAGAATCCCCGCGGCACGCGCATCTTCGGCGCCGTGGCCCGCGAGCTGCGTGAACGGAACTTCATGAAAATCGTCAGCCTCGCGGCCGAGGTGGTGTGA
- the rpsQ gene encoding 30S ribosomal protein S17 gives MPKRVVIGVVIRDKAAKTRRVEIPRLVRHPKYGKILRRKTVCHVHDENNESHEGDTVEIRECQPKSKLKNWELVRVVSKSTAVDLAALRAAHKAEQQAAEA, from the coding sequence ATGCCCAAGCGAGTAGTGATCGGCGTAGTCATCCGCGACAAGGCGGCCAAGACCCGGCGCGTGGAGATCCCGCGGCTGGTGCGGCACCCGAAGTACGGCAAGATCCTGCGCCGCAAGACCGTGTGCCACGTGCACGACGAGAACAACGAGTCGCACGAGGGCGATACGGTCGAGATCCGCGAATGTCAGCCCAAGTCGAAATTGAAGAACTGGGAGCTGGTCCGCGTGGTCAGCAAGAGCACGGCGGTCGACCTGGCCGCCTTGCGGGCCGCGCACAAGGCCGAACAGCAGGCCGCTGAGGCCTGA
- the rpmC gene encoding 50S ribosomal protein L29, whose amino-acid sequence MSKASELRQMSDEQLVLNLKDAAESIFRLRLKSQTERVNVPSEMKKHRRLIARIKTIQTERELAKQPGSPS is encoded by the coding sequence ATGAGCAAGGCCTCTGAACTGCGACAGATGAGCGACGAGCAGCTCGTGCTGAACTTGAAGGACGCTGCCGAGTCGATCTTCCGGCTGCGGCTCAAGTCGCAGACCGAGCGGGTCAACGTGCCCAGTGAGATGAAGAAGCATCGCCGCTTGATTGCCCGGATCAAGACGATCCAGACCGAGCGTGAGCTGGCCAAGCAGCCGGGCTCGCCGAGCTAG
- the rplP gene encoding 50S ribosomal protein L16: MALMPKRVKHRKSQRGRIRGNASRGNRVVFGDFGLQSTQGGWLSAQTIEAGRIAAQQYLRTEGRLFVRVFPHKPITSIPLETRMGKGKGEPEFWAAVIRPGTVLFEIGGVSEEAARMCFARLAHKMPVRVRFIRRRPM; this comes from the coding sequence GTGGCGCTGATGCCCAAGAGGGTCAAGCACCGAAAAAGCCAAAGAGGGCGGATAAGAGGTAACGCCTCCCGCGGTAATCGCGTCGTCTTCGGCGACTTTGGTCTGCAGTCGACCCAAGGGGGTTGGCTCAGTGCGCAGACCATCGAAGCCGGGCGTATCGCGGCGCAGCAGTATCTGCGCACCGAAGGGCGACTGTTTGTGCGGGTGTTCCCCCACAAGCCGATCACCTCGATCCCGCTCGAAACGCGCATGGGTAAGGGCAAAGGCGAACCCGAGTTCTGGGCCGCCGTGATTCGCCCCGGCACCGTGCTGTTCGAGATCGGCGGCGTTTCGGAAGAAGCGGCGCGGATGTGCTTTGCCCGGTTGGCGCACAAGATGCCCGTCCGGGTGCGTTTCATCCGTCGCCGGCCGATGTAG
- the rpsC gene encoding 30S ribosomal protein S3, which translates to MGQKVNPVGFRTGIMEGWKSRWYASKQEFPELLVEDFKLRRYIKQKYRHAGIPKVEIERTRDEVKVILFTARPGIIIGRKGQAVEALQAELQDQIGRRVNIKIEEIGRPEIQAQLVAEDIGEQLSKRASFRRTMKRAIEQSMESGAKGIKVQLSGRLGGAEMSRCEKQIAGAMPLSTLRAKIDYGFYEAMTPQGHIGIQVWINQGEYFADEENTSGADAQEGQAPKKPKRADKR; encoded by the coding sequence ATGGGACAAAAAGTCAATCCAGTCGGCTTTCGCACCGGGATCATGGAAGGGTGGAAGAGCCGCTGGTATGCGTCGAAGCAGGAGTTCCCCGAGCTGCTCGTCGAGGACTTCAAGCTCCGCCGGTACATCAAGCAGAAGTATCGCCACGCCGGCATCCCCAAGGTCGAAATCGAACGGACCCGGGACGAGGTGAAGGTGATCCTGTTCACGGCGCGGCCGGGCATCATCATCGGCCGCAAAGGCCAGGCGGTCGAAGCCCTGCAGGCCGAGTTGCAGGACCAGATCGGCCGCCGCGTGAACATCAAGATCGAAGAAATCGGCCGCCCGGAGATTCAGGCGCAACTGGTCGCCGAAGATATCGGCGAACAGTTGTCGAAGCGTGCCAGCTTTCGCCGCACGATGAAACGGGCCATCGAGCAATCGATGGAGTCGGGTGCCAAGGGCATCAAGGTGCAGTTGTCGGGCCGCCTGGGCGGCGCCGAAATGTCGCGCTGCGAAAAGCAGATCGCCGGCGCGATGCCGCTGTCCACCTTGCGGGCCAAGATCGACTACGGCTTTTACGAGGCCATGACTCCCCAGGGCCACATCGGCATTCAGGTGTGGATCAACCAGGGCGAGTACTTCGCAGACGAGGAGAATACCAGTGGCGCTGATGCCCAAGAGGGTCAAGCACCGAAAAAGCCAAAGAGGGCGGATAAGAGGTAA
- the rplV gene encoding 50S ribosomal protein L22 has product MAYEASHRFARISARKVRPLANLVRGKQADEALVLLRYQPQRGARMLEKVIKSALGNAEDRRAPNVKRLVVVDCRIEGAPMFKRIRPRARGMAFMIKRRMAHIRVALDVVDAAPAADAVAAGSDAGNE; this is encoded by the coding sequence ATGGCTTACGAAGCCTCACACCGCTTTGCCCGCATCAGCGCCCGCAAGGTGCGCCCGTTGGCCAACCTGGTCCGCGGCAAGCAGGCCGACGAGGCGCTCGTGCTGCTGCGTTATCAGCCGCAGCGCGGCGCGCGGATGCTCGAAAAAGTAATCAAGAGCGCCCTGGGCAATGCCGAGGATCGCCGCGCCCCCAATGTCAAGCGGCTGGTCGTCGTCGATTGCCGCATCGAGGGCGCGCCGATGTTCAAGCGGATTCGTCCGCGGGCCCGCGGCATGGCGTTCATGATCAAGCGGCGGATGGCGCACATCCGTGTCGCGCTCGACGTGGTCGATGCGGCGCCGGCGGCAGACGCCGTGGCGGCCGGCAGCGACGCCGGCAACGAATAA
- the rpsS gene encoding 30S ribosomal protein S19, which yields MGRSLKKGPFVDPKLFAKVEAMDARRAKEPIKTWARRCTIVPEFVGHTFMVHNGKQHIKVFVTEEMVGHKLGEFSPTRTFRGHGGKGQKK from the coding sequence ATGGGACGTTCACTCAAAAAAGGCCCGTTTGTCGATCCGAAGCTGTTCGCAAAGGTCGAGGCGATGGACGCCCGCCGCGCGAAGGAGCCGATCAAGACCTGGGCCCGCCGTTGCACGATCGTGCCGGAATTCGTGGGCCACACGTTTATGGTCCACAACGGCAAGCAGCACATCAAAGTGTTCGTGACCGAAGAGATGGTCGGGCACAAGCTGGGCGAGTTTTCGCCGACCCGGACGTTCCGCGGCCACGGCGGCAAGGGCCAGAAGAAGTAA
- the rplB gene encoding 50S ribosomal protein L2: MGIRRYKPTSPGRRGASVSDFAELTGGAQTPKALLVRKRKKGGRNNQGVITARHRGGGHKRMYRVIDFRRNKDNVPAKVASIQYDPNRSCRVALLHYVDGEKRYILAPNGLEVGATIVSGPEAAPAVGNALPLKNIPPGTTIHNIEMQPGQGGRLCRSAGVGATLNAREGDWAQIALPSGEIRRVPSNCRATIGQVGNPDHMNIEVGKAGRNRWKGWRPFVRGTAMNPIDHPHGGGEGRTKGGRHPVSPTGKSAKGGSTRKPRKPSNSAIVRRRWSRRYGQLKLHT, from the coding sequence GTGGGAATTCGCCGCTACAAGCCGACCTCGCCCGGACGCCGTGGAGCGAGTGTGAGCGATTTCGCCGAATTGACCGGCGGCGCGCAAACGCCGAAGGCGCTGCTGGTCCGCAAGCGCAAGAAGGGCGGTCGCAATAATCAGGGGGTGATCACCGCCCGGCACCGCGGCGGCGGGCACAAGCGGATGTATCGCGTGATCGACTTCCGCCGCAACAAGGACAACGTGCCGGCCAAGGTGGCGTCGATCCAGTACGACCCCAACCGTAGCTGCCGCGTCGCCTTGCTGCACTATGTCGACGGCGAAAAGCGTTACATCCTCGCCCCCAATGGCCTGGAAGTCGGCGCGACGATCGTCAGCGGCCCCGAGGCGGCCCCCGCCGTGGGCAACGCGCTGCCGCTGAAGAACATTCCGCCCGGCACGACGATCCACAATATCGAGATGCAGCCGGGCCAGGGTGGGCGGCTGTGCCGTTCGGCCGGCGTCGGCGCCACGCTCAATGCCCGCGAAGGCGACTGGGCTCAGATCGCGCTGCCCAGCGGTGAAATCCGCCGTGTCCCGTCCAACTGCCGGGCCACGATCGGCCAGGTCGGCAACCCGGACCACATGAACATCGAAGTTGGCAAGGCGGGTCGCAACCGCTGGAAGGGCTGGCGCCCGTTCGTCCGCGGCACCGCGATGAACCCGATCGACCATCCGCACGGTGGTGGCGAAGGCCGCACCAAGGGCGGTCGCCACCCGGTGAGCCCCACCGGCAAGAGCGCCAAGGGCGGCTCGACGCGCAAGCCGCGCAAGCCGTCGAACTCGGCCATCGTTCGCCGGCGATGGTCGCGTCGCTACGGCCAACTGAAACTGCATACCTGA
- the rplW gene encoding 50S ribosomal protein L23: MGLEPYQVILRPLVTEKGMHRSTRYNAYAFEVNKLATKIDIRRAVEELFDVKVVAVRTQNRKGKPRRSRFRATLTKDWKKAVVQLDPEHRIDFF; the protein is encoded by the coding sequence ATGGGTCTCGAGCCCTACCAGGTGATCCTGCGCCCGCTGGTGACGGAAAAGGGCATGCACCGTTCGACCCGTTACAACGCCTATGCCTTCGAGGTCAACAAGTTGGCCACGAAGATCGACATTCGCCGCGCGGTCGAAGAACTGTTTGACGTCAAGGTCGTTGCCGTGCGGACGCAAAACCGCAAGGGCAAGCCGCGGCGCAGCCGCTTCCGCGCCACGCTGACCAAAGACTGGAAGAAGGCCGTCGTGCAGCTCGATCCCGAGCATCGCATCGACTTCTTCTAA
- the rplD gene encoding 50S ribosomal protein L4 translates to MSSLPVYDKTGAEVGRYEIDPAVLQLPINKQLLHDAVVMYQTNQRQGTAKTKTRSEVEGSTKKLYRQKGTGNARAGSRRSGTRRGGGHIFAKRPRDWVYRLPRKALQLATRMAIASKLQGEQVTVIDALAFDKPTTKEMAKILKALKCDGQSVLVATAEYDQNVLRSARNIPKVSVSPAGELNALNVLLPRRLLVTKAALDSLGSRLAETAKTTGGTAKSAGPKRRRAAAQQPAQE, encoded by the coding sequence ATGTCGAGCTTACCGGTATACGACAAGACGGGTGCCGAAGTCGGTCGCTATGAGATCGACCCGGCCGTGCTCCAGTTGCCCATCAACAAGCAGCTGCTGCACGACGCGGTGGTCATGTATCAAACCAACCAGCGCCAAGGCACCGCCAAGACCAAGACCCGTAGTGAGGTCGAAGGTTCGACCAAGAAGCTCTACCGGCAGAAGGGCACCGGCAACGCCCGCGCCGGTTCGCGGCGCAGCGGCACGCGCCGCGGCGGCGGCCACATCTTTGCGAAGCGCCCGCGCGACTGGGTGTATCGTCTGCCGCGCAAAGCCTTGCAGTTGGCCACGCGGATGGCGATCGCCTCGAAGCTGCAGGGCGAGCAGGTCACGGTGATCGACGCCCTGGCCTTCGACAAGCCGACCACCAAAGAAATGGCCAAGATCCTCAAGGCGCTCAAGTGCGATGGCCAGAGCGTCCTGGTGGCGACGGCCGAGTACGACCAAAACGTCTTGCGCAGTGCCCGCAACATTCCGAAGGTCAGCGTCTCGCCGGCCGGGGAGCTCAATGCGCTCAACGTGCTGTTACCGCGCCGACTTCTCGTGACCAAGGCAGCGCTCGACTCGCTCGGTTCGCGCCTGGCCGAGACGGCCAAGACGACCGGGGGCACCGCCAAGAGTGCAGGCCCCAAGCGCCGCCGCGCCGCCGCGCAGCAGCCAGCCCAGGAGTAG
- the rplC gene encoding 50S ribosomal protein L3 has translation MATGILGRKVGMTQIFDEAGNVIPVTVLEVGPCKVLQVKTVETDGYEALQLGFLDKPRRLASRSERGHVAALDSKRAKARANAGVEAGAKAGCEPQRFVREIRGNVGETKVGDSVLVSVFEGVVRVDVTSTSKGRGFAGVMKRHNYRGQRATHGVKKVHRLPGSIGNSQFPGHVVRGRRMAGHLGDARVTARNLRLVRIDAENNLLLVSGAVPGPNGGYVVVRQTNML, from the coding sequence ATGGCTACCGGAATACTCGGCCGCAAGGTCGGGATGACTCAGATTTTCGACGAAGCGGGCAACGTCATTCCTGTGACGGTGCTCGAGGTCGGGCCTTGTAAGGTTCTGCAGGTCAAGACGGTCGAGACCGACGGCTACGAGGCGTTGCAGCTCGGTTTTCTCGACAAGCCCCGCCGTTTGGCCAGCCGCTCTGAGCGCGGACACGTGGCCGCACTCGACAGCAAGCGGGCCAAGGCCCGGGCCAATGCCGGTGTCGAAGCCGGCGCCAAGGCCGGCTGCGAACCGCAGCGATTCGTCCGCGAAATTCGCGGCAACGTCGGCGAAACCAAGGTCGGCGACAGCGTGCTCGTCTCGGTATTCGAGGGAGTCGTCCGGGTCGACGTCACCAGCACCTCGAAGGGTCGTGGCTTTGCCGGTGTGATGAAACGCCACAACTATCGCGGCCAGCGAGCGACGCACGGTGTGAAGAAAGTCCACCGTCTGCCCGGCTCGATCGGCAATAGCCAATTTCCCGGCCACGTCGTCCGGGGACGGCGGATGGCCGGTCACCTGGGTGACGCGCGGGTCACGGCCCGTAATCTGCGATTGGTCCGGATCGACGCCGAGAACAACCTGCTGTTGGTCTCGGGCGCGGTGCCGGGCCCCAACGGCGGCTACGTCGTCGTGCGCCAAACCAACATGCTGTAG
- the rpsJ gene encoding 30S ribosomal protein S10, giving the protein MSGQTQEIIRIRMEAYDHSVLDQSAAEIVDTAKRTGSEVHGPIPLPTRIERYTVLSGPHIDKKARQQFEIRTHKRLIDIVQSTAKTIEALNKLSLPAGVDIKIKATSRH; this is encoded by the coding sequence GTGTCTGGACAGACCCAAGAAATCATTCGCATCCGGATGGAAGCCTACGACCATTCGGTGCTCGACCAGAGCGCGGCGGAAATCGTCGACACGGCCAAGCGGACCGGCTCGGAAGTGCATGGTCCGATCCCGCTGCCGACGCGGATCGAGCGCTATACGGTGCTCTCGGGCCCGCACATCGACAAGAAGGCCCGGCAGCAGTTCGAAATTCGAACCCATAAGCGTCTAATCGACATCGTCCAATCGACGGCCAAGACGATCGAGGCGCTGAACAAGCTGAGCCTGCCGGCCGGCGTGGACATCAAGATCAAGGCGACGAGTCGTCACTAA